Proteins co-encoded in one Flavobacterium fluviale genomic window:
- a CDS encoding TetR/AcrR family transcriptional regulator — MISPKERIMDVTFGLFANQGYNSTGINQIISEAKVAKASFYQHFKSKEDLCVAFLNARHTYWFGELNSFINDKKGVKSKVLSSFDFLIHMNSKENFRGCSFLNILSEIPVDNIKILTVIQEHKKDLRNFFSDLIKDNSVSDHVYMLFESSIIETQMFKSNELIEKSKMIVSSLIE, encoded by the coding sequence ATGATATCTCCAAAAGAAAGAATTATGGATGTAACCTTTGGTCTGTTCGCTAATCAGGGTTATAATTCGACTGGTATTAATCAGATTATTTCCGAAGCTAAAGTAGCTAAGGCCAGTTTCTACCAGCATTTTAAATCCAAAGAGGATTTGTGTGTTGCGTTCTTAAACGCAAGACATACATACTGGTTCGGTGAGCTCAATAGTTTTATAAACGACAAGAAAGGTGTAAAATCAAAGGTATTGTCATCATTTGATTTTTTAATTCATATGAACTCTAAGGAGAATTTCAGGGGGTGCAGCTTCTTGAATATTTTATCCGAAATTCCTGTTGACAATATCAAAATACTTACTGTAATCCAGGAACATAAGAAAGACCTTCGCAATTTTTTTTCCGATTTGATAAAAGATAATAGTGTATCGGATCATGTATACATGCTGTTTGAAAGTTCTATAATAGAAACTCAGATGTTCAAGTCTAATGAATTGATAGAGAAGTCTAAAATGATAGTCAGCAGTCTGATAGAATAA
- a CDS encoding nuclear transport factor 2 family protein, whose amino-acid sequence MEKKYPLPPFTLETALQKVQLAEDAWNSQDPEKISKAYTIDSEWRNRDKFVNGREEIVNFLAGKWKKERNYKLKKEYWAHTDNRIAVRFEYEYMDEKGNWFRAYGNENWEFDENGLMAKRYASINDLSITEEQRKLK is encoded by the coding sequence GTGGAGAAAAAATACCCGCTGCCGCCCTTTACCTTGGAAACGGCACTACAGAAAGTGCAGCTTGCTGAGGATGCTTGGAATTCACAGGATCCTGAAAAAATCTCTAAAGCATATACGATTGACAGCGAGTGGAGAAACAGGGATAAATTTGTCAACGGGAGAGAGGAAATTGTAAACTTTCTTGCAGGTAAATGGAAAAAAGAGCGAAATTATAAGCTGAAAAAGGAATACTGGGCTCATACAGACAACCGTATCGCTGTAAGATTCGAATACGAATATATGGATGAGAAAGGCAATTGGTTTAGGGCTTACGGCAATGAAAATTGGGAATTTGATGAGAATGGGCTGATGGCCAAGAGGTATGCCAGCATCAATGATCTGTCAATCACAGAAGAACAGCGTAAGCTGAAATAA
- a CDS encoding nuclear transport factor 2 family protein — MEQKHPLPPFTFESALQKIQFAEDAWNSQDPVKISKAYTIDSEWRNRDKFVNGRDEIVEFLADKWTKELHYTLKKEYWAHTDNRIAVRFEYEFMNSEGNWFRAYGNENWEFDENGLMAKRYACINDLAIKEEDRKFK; from the coding sequence ATGGAACAGAAACATCCACTACCGCCGTTTACATTTGAATCAGCACTACAGAAAATCCAATTTGCAGAAGATGCATGGAATTCTCAAGACCCTGTAAAAATTTCTAAAGCTTACACTATCGACAGCGAATGGAGAAATAGAGATAAGTTTGTAAACGGGAGAGACGAAATTGTTGAATTTCTTGCCGACAAATGGACAAAAGAACTTCACTACACGCTTAAAAAGGAATATTGGGCTCATACCGATAACCGTATCGCAGTAAGATTTGAATATGAGTTTATGAATTCAGAAGGCAATTGGTTCAGAGCATACGGAAATGAAAACTGGGAATTTGACGAGAATGGCTTGATGGCAAAAAGATATGCCTGCATCAACGATTTAGCGATCAAGGAAGAAGACAGAAAGTTTAAGTAA
- a CDS encoding helix-turn-helix domain-containing protein — MENNKLVFESKYKKLGCNTFNDQDLELINNNFYRPFIKVLLVPAHYIISVDFKIYDLDKPAVFFVNSNQFLTIVKATNTPAHLIFYNRDFYCVQIHDSEVACDGLLFNNLFEIPKVAFDESETVIVQQLFSQIKEEIELKDSSSEELIRVYLKQVILKATREWKKQNLENHQIMLQTSEHDFFRNFSRLVEIHFREKHAVADYADLMNLAPKTLSHKFKKLNLENPNEIIKNRIILETKRLLYYTDLSIKEIAYQLGYEDPGYFNRMFAQKLGNTPANFRKEFKKQ, encoded by the coding sequence ATGGAAAATAATAAACTTGTATTTGAATCAAAATACAAAAAGTTAGGCTGTAATACTTTTAACGATCAGGATTTGGAATTAATTAATAATAATTTTTACCGTCCGTTCATTAAAGTTTTGTTAGTGCCTGCCCATTACATTATCAGTGTCGATTTTAAAATATACGATTTGGATAAACCGGCTGTATTTTTTGTAAACAGCAATCAGTTCCTTACCATAGTTAAAGCCACAAATACACCTGCTCACTTAATCTTTTATAATAGGGATTTTTATTGTGTTCAGATCCATGACTCTGAAGTTGCCTGTGATGGATTATTGTTCAATAATCTTTTCGAAATTCCGAAAGTAGCTTTTGATGAATCAGAAACGGTAATTGTGCAGCAATTATTCTCTCAAATTAAAGAAGAGATTGAGCTGAAAGATTCTTCATCAGAAGAACTGATCCGCGTCTACTTAAAACAGGTCATTTTAAAGGCAACAAGAGAATGGAAAAAACAAAATCTGGAAAATCACCAAATTATGCTTCAGACCTCAGAGCACGATTTTTTCAGAAACTTCAGCCGCCTGGTCGAAATTCATTTTCGCGAAAAACATGCTGTTGCCGATTATGCTGACCTAATGAACCTGGCTCCTAAAACTTTATCCCATAAATTTAAAAAACTGAATCTGGAGAATCCAAACGAAATAATTAAAAACAGGATTATACTTGAAACCAAACGGCTTCTATATTATACAGATTTAAGCATTAAGGAAATCGCTTATCAGCTTGGATATGAAGATCCGGGTTATTTCAACAGAATGTTCGCGCAAAAGCTTGGAAATACACCAGCCAATTTCAGAAAAGAATTCAAAAAACAATAA
- a CDS encoding alpha/beta hydrolase, which translates to MKNSFFKGIALSALALMLNTAAAQQKTPAAQDPNISKDIRAFLKVLNSGNGKPLEQMTPEEARLVLVGAQNSVTYDYSDIEETEKTITQDGLTVKLHIVKPKGAKDGLPVFMFFHGGGWVLGDYPTHRRLVRDLVVHSGAVAVFPDYTPAPDARFPIAVNQAYAATKWTAAHGKEIGVDGTRLAVAGNSVGGNMAAVVALMAKDKKGPKLLQQVLLWPVTDADFSRPSYTKFAQERFLTTPLMKWMWDNYLPKKEDRKNKYASPLQASLEELQGLPPALVQVAENDILYDEGLAYARKLDQAGVPTTITEYKGFIHDYGLLNPIAHIPAVQVSIQQAAVVLNSALFEN; encoded by the coding sequence ATGAAAAATTCATTCTTTAAAGGCATAGCCTTATCAGCACTAGCATTGATGCTTAACACGGCAGCAGCACAGCAAAAAACACCGGCAGCACAAGACCCCAACATATCAAAAGATATTCGTGCGTTTTTAAAAGTTTTAAACAGTGGTAATGGAAAACCGTTAGAACAAATGACTCCAGAAGAAGCAAGACTCGTTTTGGTAGGGGCTCAAAATTCTGTAACTTACGATTACTCCGATATCGAAGAAACTGAAAAAACAATTACACAGGACGGTTTAACAGTGAAACTGCATATTGTAAAACCTAAAGGCGCTAAAGACGGATTACCTGTTTTTATGTTTTTCCACGGAGGCGGATGGGTTTTGGGAGATTATCCAACCCACAGAAGATTGGTTAGAGATTTGGTTGTACACAGCGGTGCTGTGGCAGTTTTCCCTGATTACACCCCTGCTCCAGACGCCCGTTTTCCTATAGCTGTTAATCAAGCTTATGCCGCTACAAAATGGACTGCTGCACATGGAAAAGAAATTGGTGTAGACGGCACTAGATTAGCGGTTGCTGGTAACAGCGTCGGCGGTAATATGGCTGCTGTGGTGGCTCTAATGGCAAAAGATAAAAAAGGTCCTAAATTACTACAGCAGGTGCTACTATGGCCGGTAACTGATGCAGATTTCAGCCGTCCGTCATATACTAAATTTGCTCAGGAAAGATTTCTTACGACTCCTTTGATGAAATGGATGTGGGATAACTATCTGCCTAAAAAAGAAGACCGTAAAAATAAATACGCTTCTCCTTTACAAGCTTCACTTGAAGAGCTGCAAGGTCTTCCGCCAGCATTGGTACAAGTAGCAGAAAATGATATTTTATATGATGAGGGTTTAGCATATGCACGAAAATTAGATCAGGCAGGTGTTCCAACTACCATTACCGAATACAAAGGTTTTATCCACGATTACGGCTTATTGAATCCAATTGCTCACATTCCGGCAGTACAAGTTTCAATACAGCAGGCGGCAGTAGTTTTAAATAGTGCTTTGTTTGAAAACTAA
- a CDS encoding ribbon-helix-helix domain-containing protein translates to MTRQSISLTAPNEEWLKKQVNAEEFSSKSEAINYLIKKARSQEEFYDFVRAKLDKGEKSGFVKKQTKEQMLAEFKKDLGDV, encoded by the coding sequence ATGACACGACAAAGTATATCATTAACTGCTCCTAATGAAGAATGGTTAAAAAAACAGGTAAATGCAGAAGAGTTTAGCAGTAAAAGTGAAGCCATTAACTATTTAATAAAAAAAGCACGTTCACAAGAAGAGTTCTATGACTTTGTAAGAGCTAAATTAGATAAGGGAGAAAAAAGTGGCTTTGTAAAAAAACAAACTAAAGAACAAATGTTAGCGGAGTTTAAAAAGGATTTAGGGGATGTATAG
- a CDS encoding type II toxin-antitoxin system RelE/ParE family toxin, translating to MYSYYLSSEAKEDLKRIYYYGVGKFGMDQADHYFNMFYDCFDKIEQNPLLFPSADHIKKGYRYCVCGVDTIYYRINGDERIEIITIIGRQDF from the coding sequence ATGTATAGCTATTATTTAAGTAGCGAAGCCAAAGAAGATTTAAAAAGAATTTATTACTATGGTGTCGGTAAGTTCGGAATGGATCAGGCCGATCACTATTTCAATATGTTTTACGATTGTTTTGACAAAATAGAACAAAATCCATTATTATTTCCATCTGCCGACCACATCAAAAAAGGATATCGTTATTGTGTTTGCGGTGTCGATACTATTTACTACCGAATAAATGGAGATGAGCGAATAGAGATTATTACCATTATTGGGAGGCAAGACTTTTAG